One stretch of uncultured Desulfovibrio sp. DNA includes these proteins:
- the secG gene encoding preprotein translocase subunit SecG gives MQTLILTLHIIVCVLLVILVLLQAGKEGMGVIFGGGNSSVFGSGGAGGILAKLTALMAVIFVITSLSYTLVTSSRPSSQSTILDVKIEEPAAPRPAAPAVKPGAEATPAPVVPTAPAEQKAPAPAAQ, from the coding sequence GTGCAGACTCTCATTCTTACGCTGCATATCATTGTGTGCGTGTTGCTGGTTATTCTTGTGCTGCTTCAGGCGGGCAAGGAAGGCATGGGCGTGATTTTTGGCGGTGGCAACAGCTCTGTGTTCGGCAGCGGCGGCGCAGGCGGCATTCTTGCCAAACTGACAGCCCTGATGGCCGTGATTTTTGTTATCACGTCGCTCAGCTACACCCTCGTGACCAGCTCGCGTCCTTCCAGTCAGTCTACGATTCTTGACGTGAAGATTGAAGAGCCTGCTGCTCCCAGGCCCGCCGCCCCGGCTGTTAAGCCCGGTGCGGAAGCGACCCCGGCTCCTGTGGTTCCCACTGCTCCTGCCGAGCAGAAGGCCCCGGCGCCTGCGGCTCAATAA
- a CDS encoding Dna2/Cas4 domain-containing protein: protein MHPPADSIPISALQHYLFCPRQCALIHLEQLWTENVYTVEGRQLHEKAHSKIS, encoded by the coding sequence ATGCACCCCCCGGCCGATTCCATCCCCATATCGGCTTTGCAGCATTATCTGTTCTGCCCCCGGCAGTGTGCACTCATCCATCTGGAACAGCTCTGGACGGAAAACGTGTACACTGTCGAGGGCCGTCAGCTGCACGAAAAAGCCCACAGCAAAATTAGTTAG
- the cas1c gene encoding type I-C CRISPR-associated endonuclease Cas1c, which translates to MKPLLNTLFVTTQESYLAKDGECVAVYQGDALKGKIPIHTLGGLVLFGQISCSPFLLGHCAENGVTVSWLTQYGRFLASMHGPVSGNVLLRREQYRRADDDAASAAIASAMVIGKIANCRTVLMRAARERPAASLDAAVARLAQCLARLREPLPLNMVRGVEGEAAQVYFGVFANLIQAKDAAFRFDGRNRRPPLDAVNCLLSFLYTLLAHDVRGALESCGLDPAVGFLHRDRPGRPSLALDIMEEFRPYLADRLACTLINRGQVKAKGFRKTESGAVIMDDATRKDVISAWQERKQETVEHPFLQEKMAAGLLYHCQARLLARYLRGDLDAYPPFVIR; encoded by the coding sequence ATGAAACCGCTGCTCAATACACTGTTTGTGACTACTCAGGAAAGTTATTTGGCTAAAGACGGCGAATGCGTGGCCGTGTACCAGGGAGATGCGCTTAAAGGAAAAATCCCCATCCACACGCTTGGCGGGCTTGTGCTGTTTGGGCAGATTTCGTGCAGTCCTTTTTTGTTGGGTCACTGCGCGGAAAACGGTGTAACAGTGTCGTGGTTGACCCAATATGGGCGGTTTCTGGCATCCATGCACGGGCCAGTGAGCGGCAATGTGCTGTTGCGGCGTGAGCAATACCGCCGTGCGGATGATGATGCGGCGTCTGCCGCCATTGCCTCCGCTATGGTAATCGGAAAAATCGCCAATTGCCGCACGGTGCTGATGCGCGCAGCGCGCGAGAGGCCGGCTGCAAGTCTTGACGCAGCAGTGGCCCGGCTGGCCCAATGCCTTGCCCGCCTGCGCGAGCCTTTGCCGCTCAATATGGTACGTGGCGTTGAAGGTGAGGCGGCGCAAGTGTATTTTGGCGTATTTGCCAACCTTATTCAGGCAAAAGACGCCGCCTTCCGCTTTGATGGCCGCAACCGCCGTCCACCTCTCGATGCTGTTAACTGCCTTCTTTCCTTTCTATATACACTTCTGGCGCACGATGTTCGCGGGGCGCTGGAAAGCTGCGGGCTTGATCCTGCCGTGGGCTTTTTGCACCGCGACAGGCCCGGACGCCCCAGTCTGGCTCTGGACATAATGGAAGAATTTCGCCCGTATTTGGCAGATCGCCTGGCTTGTACGCTTATCAACCGCGGGCAAGTGAAGGCCAAAGGCTTTCGTAAAACAGAATCTGGCGCGGTGATTATGGACGATGCCACGCGCAAAGATGTGATCTCTGCATGGCAGGAGCGAAAACAGGAGACTGTGGAGCATCCTTTTTTGCAGGAAAAAATGGCGGCAGGCTTGTTATATCATTGTCAGGCGCGTTTGCTCGCCCGATATCTGCGTGGCGATCTGGATGCTTACCCACCCTTTGTGATTCGGTGA
- the cas3 gene encoding CRISPR-associated helicase Cas3', which translates to MSNLPDCCVAHVYCPENGAPVRIQPLSEHLRNVAALTSSAAAKVGLPLTGHLVGLLHDFGKYSKEFQDYILSAAGCITPGEPGYTDPIACKGKINHAFAGGQHLWKHLQGNDTKKAIARMIALCILSHHSGLKDCITPDGKDAFTQNYMARPEEKTHREQCVEQCDQAFLEEIENEISNALLSEVRAVLMKLRDRVMNKQPASSDINDQRDGANSRDFQLGLLARFLFSCLIDADRTDSADFEDQKGAEIRRSGVRRPWDALVQRFEAALAQKTPQHAIDHIRGDISAHCAQRAQDAPGMFTLTVPTGGGKTLASLRFALLHAQKHQMDRIIYVIPYTSIIDQNADVARKILEQGEAPGSIVLEHHSNFMPDEDSDAEEVASRWEKLSENWDAPVVFTTMVQFLESLFGAGTSSARRMHNLARSVIVFDEVQTVPVRCLRMFCNAVDFLTGQCGSTAVLCTATQPRLGNLPHPLRGSLDIQPDIEIVPNVPDLFTRLKRTTFFDHCHTSMSAEDVAALAQEEQQSHGSCLVVCNTKRMAEKIYALCAEQEGVNFYYLSTNLCPAHRMAKLEAMRDDLKNGRPVLCVSTQLIECGVDISFRSVIRMAAGLDSILQAAGRCNRHGEKEPGRVHVVRVEADAENLDWLKDIKDGRDIFLDTVRIKYAQELLESGYDLTMPQLVSTYFDHYFHRKGAALSYAAGDNNSLLDMLGSNQFAVSNNKNPFPILGQSFSTAAKIFKSIDSTSKSILVPYEDGEGIIAALCSSDLLYKKYELLRKAQRFSVNIFPHTERELIQKNALYPIQDSGMFALKPNFYCNDQGVTAQSVQKLCFCNY; encoded by the coding sequence ATGTCGAACTTGCCTGATTGCTGCGTGGCTCATGTCTATTGCCCCGAGAATGGCGCACCTGTTCGCATACAGCCTCTTTCTGAACATTTGCGGAATGTTGCTGCCCTGACATCATCAGCGGCAGCCAAGGTCGGGTTGCCCCTGACAGGTCATCTGGTTGGCTTGCTGCATGATTTTGGCAAGTATTCAAAAGAATTTCAGGATTATATCCTTTCCGCTGCTGGCTGCATTACTCCTGGTGAGCCGGGCTACACCGATCCCATAGCTTGCAAAGGGAAGATTAATCATGCTTTTGCTGGAGGGCAGCACCTCTGGAAGCACCTGCAAGGCAATGATACGAAAAAAGCGATTGCCCGGATGATTGCATTGTGTATTCTGTCCCACCATTCAGGGTTAAAAGATTGCATAACCCCAGACGGCAAGGACGCATTTACACAGAATTACATGGCCCGTCCGGAGGAAAAAACACACCGTGAGCAGTGCGTTGAGCAGTGTGATCAAGCATTCCTTGAAGAGATAGAAAATGAAATCTCGAATGCGCTTTTATCAGAAGTGCGAGCAGTTTTGATGAAGTTGCGTGATCGAGTCATGAACAAGCAGCCAGCAAGTTCCGATATAAATGACCAACGAGACGGCGCAAATAGTCGTGATTTTCAGCTTGGATTGCTGGCGCGTTTTTTATTCAGCTGCCTGATTGATGCGGATCGTACTGACAGTGCAGATTTTGAAGATCAAAAAGGGGCGGAAATTCGGCGCAGCGGGGTCAGGCGTCCTTGGGATGCTCTGGTGCAGCGTTTTGAAGCAGCCTTGGCCCAAAAGACCCCGCAACACGCCATCGACCACATCCGGGGCGATATCTCAGCCCATTGCGCGCAGCGTGCCCAGGATGCGCCGGGTATGTTTACTCTCACTGTGCCCACTGGCGGGGGTAAAACGCTGGCCAGCCTTCGTTTTGCCCTGCTGCACGCGCAAAAGCATCAGATGGACAGAATTATCTATGTTATTCCTTATACATCCATTATTGATCAAAATGCCGATGTAGCCCGAAAGATTCTTGAGCAGGGTGAAGCCCCTGGGTCTATAGTGCTTGAGCATCATTCCAATTTTATGCCTGATGAAGATTCTGACGCTGAAGAAGTCGCCAGCCGGTGGGAAAAGCTGTCTGAAAATTGGGATGCCCCCGTGGTCTTCACCACCATGGTGCAGTTTCTTGAGAGCCTGTTTGGCGCAGGCACAAGCTCCGCCCGCCGCATGCATAATCTTGCACGTAGCGTGATAGTGTTTGATGAAGTGCAGACTGTCCCTGTGCGCTGCTTACGCATGTTTTGCAATGCTGTGGATTTTTTGACCGGGCAATGCGGTTCTACCGCAGTGCTATGCACTGCCACGCAGCCGAGGCTGGGCAATTTGCCGCATCCGCTGCGCGGCAGCCTTGATATACAACCCGACATAGAAATCGTGCCAAATGTGCCAGACCTGTTCACGCGCCTCAAGCGCACGACATTTTTTGACCACTGCCATACCTCCATGAGTGCAGAAGATGTGGCCGCACTGGCGCAAGAAGAGCAACAATCCCACGGCTCATGCCTGGTGGTTTGCAATACCAAGCGAATGGCAGAAAAGATTTATGCGCTTTGCGCCGAACAAGAAGGCGTAAACTTCTACTACCTTAGCACCAACCTCTGCCCCGCGCACCGCATGGCAAAACTAGAAGCAATGCGTGACGATCTGAAAAACGGGCGTCCAGTGCTTTGTGTGAGCACGCAGCTCATTGAGTGTGGTGTGGATATCAGCTTTCGATCTGTTATCCGTATGGCTGCGGGCCTTGATTCAATCCTTCAGGCGGCAGGTCGCTGCAACCGGCATGGTGAAAAAGAGCCGGGCCGGGTGCATGTTGTGCGGGTTGAGGCAGATGCGGAAAATCTGGACTGGCTGAAAGACATCAAAGATGGACGGGACATCTTTCTTGATACAGTGCGCATAAAGTATGCACAAGAGCTTCTGGAGTCTGGCTACGATCTCACTATGCCGCAGTTGGTTTCAACATATTTTGACCATTATTTTCATCGTAAGGGTGCCGCGCTTTCTTACGCGGCAGGCGATAATAATTCTTTGCTTGATATGCTGGGGAGCAACCAGTTTGCCGTCAGCAACAATAAGAATCCATTCCCCATATTGGGGCAATCATTCAGCACCGCAGCAAAAATTTTCAAGTCCATCGACTCAACATCAAAAAGTATTTTGGTGCCTTATGAAGACGGCGAGGGCATCATTGCTGCACTTTGTTCATCAGATTTGCTGTATAAAAAATATGAGCTTTTACGTAAGGCTCAGCGTTTTTCCGTAAACATTTTTCCACATACAGAACGCGAGCTTATACAGAAAAATGCCTTGTATCCCATTCAGGATAGTGGCATGTTTGCTCTGAAACCCAATTTTTACTGCAACGATCAGGGCGTTACCGCGCAATCAGTGCAAAAACTGTGTTTTTGTAATTATTGA
- the cas4 gene encoding CRISPR-associated protein Cas4, giving the protein MHHHPPADSIPISALQHYLFCPRQCALIHLEQLWTENVYTAEGRQLHEKAHSSASESRGDSKTVSGLLLCSRALGLTGQADVVEFHRHGNVWQPYPVEYKRGRPKSMAADRIQLCAQALCLEEMLRVSIPEGALFYGKTRRRQVVALDDALRDETRATILAVQDLLNKGLTPAPPPLEIANTICPACSLSDACLPLAPQTSAASYLQSVLESI; this is encoded by the coding sequence ATGCATCACCATCCCCCAGCCGATTCCATCCCCATATCGGCTTTGCAGCATTATCTGTTCTGCCCCCGGCAGTGTGCACTCATCCATCTGGAACAGCTCTGGACGGAAAACGTGTACACTGCCGAGGGCCGTCAGCTGCACGAAAAAGCCCACAGCAGCGCATCTGAAAGTCGCGGCGACAGCAAAACTGTTTCAGGGCTGCTGCTCTGCTCGCGCGCTCTTGGCCTGACAGGGCAGGCAGACGTTGTGGAGTTTCATCGGCACGGCAATGTCTGGCAGCCGTACCCTGTTGAATACAAGCGGGGCCGCCCCAAAAGCATGGCGGCAGACCGTATCCAGCTCTGCGCTCAAGCCCTCTGTCTCGAAGAAATGCTGCGAGTCTCCATTCCTGAAGGGGCGTTGTTTTACGGCAAAACCCGGCGGCGGCAAGTAGTCGCTCTTGACGACGCCCTGCGGGATGAAACCCGCGCCACTATTCTTGCCGTGCAGGATTTGTTGAATAAAGGGCTTACCCCTGCGCCTCCGCCTTTGGAAATAGCCAACACCATCTGCCCGGCGTGCTCGCTGAGCGACGCCTGCCTGCCCCTTGCTCCGCAGACCTCGGCTGCGAGCTATCTGCAATCCGTGCTGGAGAGCATATGA
- a CDS encoding Smr/MutS family protein — protein sequence MSDADAFGANPFRALNAKKFPEKQKNGGNERKPAHHGQGKGKRVIASAGTAQAAEISDEDCDLFLNAVSSVTPAKNSRKAAKPGFSLEERGTMTSMADALAEERSKGKKNATKAATQDAGKSKGVALGAAQISSGHASPTQSSSGKVPSGSAAATPVQDDEDDEASAFLAAMGTVSPLTGGGRDVVPAPAPVTPPPHGELSLQDFMDGKLEFALTFSDEYLEGHVVGLDQMILNKLRGGGLSPEAHLDLHGLNALQAFEALRGFFKGSWYKGLRTVLVVPGRGRNSPDGMGVLREKLQSWLTQDPFKRVVLAFCTAQPHDGGPGSVYVLLRKYRKKGRIYWERMPADSDLY from the coding sequence ATGTCTGACGCAGACGCCTTTGGGGCAAATCCGTTCCGCGCGCTCAATGCAAAAAAATTTCCCGAAAAGCAAAAAAACGGCGGCAATGAGCGCAAACCTGCGCACCATGGGCAGGGCAAGGGCAAGCGCGTTATCGCGTCTGCTGGCACTGCGCAGGCTGCTGAAATTTCGGATGAAGATTGCGATCTGTTTTTGAACGCCGTGAGCAGCGTGACACCCGCCAAAAACAGCCGCAAGGCTGCAAAGCCGGGGTTTTCACTGGAAGAACGAGGCACCATGACCAGTATGGCAGATGCCCTGGCCGAGGAACGCAGCAAGGGCAAAAAAAATGCGACTAAGGCCGCAACGCAGGATGCTGGCAAATCCAAGGGCGTGGCTCTGGGAGCGGCCCAAATATCGAGCGGTCATGCGTCGCCTACCCAGTCGTCATCTGGCAAGGTGCCATCTGGCAGCGCCGCAGCCACACCCGTTCAAGATGATGAGGATGACGAGGCCTCGGCCTTTCTTGCCGCCATGGGCACAGTAAGCCCCCTTACTGGCGGCGGGCGGGATGTTGTTCCGGCTCCTGCCCCGGTAACTCCACCGCCGCATGGCGAGCTGAGCCTTCAGGATTTCATGGACGGCAAACTGGAATTTGCGCTGACGTTCTCCGATGAATACCTCGAGGGTCATGTGGTCGGCCTTGACCAGATGATTCTGAACAAGCTCCGCGGTGGCGGCCTCAGCCCGGAGGCCCACCTTGACCTGCACGGCCTCAATGCTTTGCAGGCTTTTGAAGCCCTGCGCGGCTTTTTTAAAGGAAGCTGGTACAAGGGCCTGCGTACAGTGCTGGTGGTGCCGGGTCGTGGCCGCAATTCGCCTGACGGTATGGGCGTTCTGCGCGAAAAGCTGCAAAGCTGGCTGACGCAGGATCCCTTCAAGCGGGTGGTGCTGGCCTTCTGCACAGCCCAGCCTCACGACGGTGGGCCGGGCAGCGTTTATGTGCTGCTACGCAAGTATCGCAAAAAAGGCCGTATTTACTGGGAAAGAATGCCTGCGGATTCTGACCTGTACTAA
- the cas7c gene encoding type I-C CRISPR-associated protein Cas7/Csd2 has protein sequence MSLQHKIDFAVILTVDHANPNGDPLNGNRPRTDYDGYGEISDVCLKRKIRDRLMEQKGTQVFVQSDDRKLDNMASLKERAESAEHGLGKDAFNPKKCSKEETARKACAKWFDVRAFGQLFAFGKDGDAAGVSIAVRGPVSIHSAFSVEPVSVASIQITKSVSGEGDGSKRGSDTMGMKHRVDKGVYVFYGSMNPQLAERTGFSDEDAAVLKAILPRLFENDASSARPEGSMAVSQVFWWQHNCASGQYSSAKVHKSLTVNPDGSYTLNGEATPGLKAETISGF, from the coding sequence ATGAGTCTGCAACACAAGATCGACTTCGCCGTTATTCTCACCGTAGATCACGCCAACCCTAACGGCGATCCGCTCAACGGCAACCGTCCCCGTACCGATTATGATGGCTATGGGGAAATCAGCGATGTTTGCCTTAAGCGCAAGATCCGTGATCGGCTCATGGAGCAGAAGGGGACGCAAGTTTTTGTGCAGTCGGACGACCGCAAGCTGGACAACATGGCCTCGCTCAAGGAAAGAGCCGAATCTGCGGAGCACGGCCTTGGCAAGGATGCTTTTAATCCCAAAAAATGCAGCAAGGAAGAAACCGCCCGAAAGGCCTGCGCCAAGTGGTTTGACGTGCGCGCTTTTGGTCAGCTTTTTGCTTTTGGCAAAGACGGTGATGCAGCGGGGGTTTCCATTGCTGTGCGCGGCCCGGTGAGCATTCACTCGGCCTTCAGCGTGGAGCCTGTCAGCGTTGCAAGTATTCAGATCACCAAAAGCGTCAGCGGCGAGGGCGATGGCAGCAAGCGCGGTTCGGACACCATGGGCATGAAGCACCGTGTGGATAAAGGCGTATATGTTTTTTACGGCAGCATGAATCCGCAGCTTGCCGAACGCACCGGCTTTAGCGATGAAGACGCCGCCGTGCTCAAGGCCATCCTGCCCAGGCTGTTTGAAAATGACGCTTCGTCTGCCCGTCCGGAGGGCAGCATGGCCGTCAGTCAGGTATTCTGGTGGCAACACAACTGCGCTTCCGGGCAGTATTCATCCGCAAAAGTGCATAAAAGCCTCACGGTTAACCCCGATGGCAGCTATACGCTCAACGGCGAGGCAACTCCGGGGTTGAAGGCTGAAACCATTTCAGGTTTCTAA
- the cas2 gene encoding CRISPR-associated endonuclease Cas2, with the protein MLVLVSYDVNTQDAAGKRRLRKIARHCENWGQRVQFSVFECVVDPAQWVALRNNLLDCMDEEKDSLRFYFLGANWKNRVEHVGAKPSYDPQGTLIL; encoded by the coding sequence ATGCTTGTACTGGTAAGCTACGATGTAAATACACAGGATGCGGCTGGAAAGCGCCGTCTGCGCAAAATTGCCCGCCATTGTGAAAATTGGGGGCAGCGCGTGCAGTTTTCTGTTTTTGAGTGCGTGGTTGATCCTGCCCAATGGGTTGCCTTACGCAATAATTTGCTGGACTGCATGGATGAGGAAAAAGATAGCCTGCGCTTTTACTTTTTGGGCGCGAACTGGAAAAATCGCGTGGAGCATGTTGGGGCAAAACCATCATATGATCCTCAGGGAACGTTGATTCTGTAG
- the cas8c gene encoding type I-C CRISPR-associated protein Cas8c/Csd1, with protein MQKLFETYEACSQNPAFVDPPQAENGGKEAPALMPVSHTSQQAHIHVVIDGAGNFVRAELLPLKMQFIIPATEDSAGRTSGDSPHPLDDKIHYCAKDYSGGKKNLYSLYAAQLQAWCDSPHSHPKARAVYAYVSQGHLVNDLLKCGILRGESANSLQTEPTEADKESGADSIFNRLQPKKIGNATVRDQGDALVVWSVVNLPDDMEPRTWKDTSLQQAWMAYDASMMEQKGLCMVQGVECVVATKHPRNIRRPGDGAKLISSNDSANFTYRGRFLEPEQACTVGYEVSHKAHNALRWLIARQGYRNGDQAVVAWAVSGAPVPNPCEDLFDLSADDFLLDDTPEVQAEKDAALPLFVPPVNMGLPFAKRLNKALVGYKADLKETDGITIMAMDAASPGRLSVIFYREQMLKDYLHNLERWQEECAWVLPVRIAETREGQSKPKTRTVYTPLAPTPETIARVAYGRRIDDKLLKATVERLLPCIVDRAALPRDIVESCVRRACNRAAHEAWEWAEVLGVACAMYRGYFARHIKEGEYSMALDETRNSRDYLFGRLLAVAEYIERTALDSAGEKRPTNAERLMQRFADHPFATWRQLEPQLQPYMQRLKSSSRVALLTRAQKAWKEIYDKFDPEEFTSSDKLSGEFLLGYHCQMSALYAKADKESTTEANDQQGA; from the coding sequence ATGCAAAAACTTTTTGAAACGTATGAAGCCTGCTCCCAAAATCCCGCCTTTGTGGACCCGCCACAGGCGGAGAATGGCGGCAAAGAAGCCCCGGCGCTTATGCCCGTGAGCCACACCAGCCAACAGGCGCATATTCATGTCGTCATTGACGGGGCTGGTAATTTTGTGAGGGCAGAGCTGTTGCCGTTGAAAATGCAGTTTATTATCCCGGCAACCGAAGATTCCGCAGGGCGCACTAGCGGTGATTCCCCACATCCTCTGGATGATAAAATTCATTATTGCGCCAAAGACTACTCTGGCGGCAAAAAGAATCTTTATAGCTTGTATGCTGCGCAATTGCAGGCATGGTGCGATTCTCCCCACAGTCATCCAAAGGCCAGGGCTGTATATGCCTATGTTTCGCAGGGGCATCTGGTGAATGACCTGTTGAAATGTGGAATTTTGCGCGGCGAATCAGCCAACTCCTTGCAGACGGAACCAACCGAAGCAGACAAAGAGAGCGGCGCAGACAGCATCTTTAACAGATTGCAGCCCAAAAAAATTGGCAACGCCACGGTGCGCGACCAGGGGGACGCCCTGGTGGTATGGAGCGTGGTAAACCTGCCTGATGACATGGAACCGCGTACATGGAAGGACACCAGCCTGCAACAGGCTTGGATGGCTTACGACGCATCCATGATGGAGCAAAAAGGCCTTTGCATGGTGCAAGGGGTGGAATGCGTTGTTGCCACAAAGCATCCGCGCAATATCCGCCGCCCCGGTGATGGTGCAAAACTTATTTCCTCCAATGATTCCGCAAATTTTACCTACCGGGGGCGCTTTCTGGAGCCGGAGCAGGCCTGCACCGTCGGCTATGAGGTAAGTCACAAGGCGCATAATGCGTTGCGCTGGCTCATAGCGCGGCAAGGCTACCGCAACGGGGATCAGGCTGTTGTGGCCTGGGCTGTGAGCGGCGCGCCCGTGCCTAATCCTTGTGAAGATTTGTTTGATCTGAGTGCCGACGACTTCTTGCTTGATGACACGCCTGAGGTGCAGGCAGAGAAGGACGCCGCCCTGCCTCTTTTTGTTCCTCCCGTAAATATGGGGCTGCCCTTTGCAAAAAGGCTGAACAAAGCCCTCGTGGGATACAAGGCTGATCTCAAGGAAACTGACGGCATCACCATCATGGCGATGGATGCGGCCAGCCCTGGTCGGCTTTCTGTCATATTTTACCGTGAGCAGATGCTTAAGGACTACCTGCACAATCTGGAACGATGGCAGGAAGAATGCGCATGGGTTTTGCCCGTTCGCATTGCCGAAACGCGCGAGGGCCAGAGCAAACCCAAAACGCGCACTGTTTACACGCCCCTTGCTCCTACGCCAGAAACGATTGCCCGCGTTGCTTACGGCAGGCGTATTGACGACAAGCTGCTCAAGGCAACTGTAGAGCGGTTGTTGCCATGCATTGTTGATAGGGCAGCTTTGCCGCGCGATATTGTTGAGAGTTGCGTGCGCCGAGCCTGCAATCGCGCGGCGCATGAGGCATGGGAGTGGGCTGAAGTGCTGGGCGTTGCCTGCGCCATGTACAGGGGCTATTTCGCCAGACACATAAAAGAAGGGGAATACAGCATGGCACTTGATGAAACGCGTAACTCCCGTGACTACCTCTTTGGGCGGCTTCTGGCGGTTGCGGAATATATTGAGCGGACCGCTTTGGATAGCGCGGGAGAAAAACGCCCCACCAATGCCGAGCGGCTGATGCAGCGCTTTGCCGACCACCCCTTTGCTACCTGGAGGCAGCTTGAGCCTCAGTTGCAGCCGTATATGCAGCGGCTGAAGAGCAGTTCTCGCGTTGCGCTGCTTACCCGCGCCCAAAAAGCCTGGAAAGAAATTTACGATAAATTTGACCCTGAAGAATTTACTTCTTCAGACAAGCTCAGTGGTGAGTTTCTGCTGGGCTACCATTGTCAGATGTCAGCCTTGTACGCCAAGGCTGATAAAGAAAGCACCACTGAAGCCAATGACCAGCAAGGAGCGTAA
- the cas5c gene encoding type I-C CRISPR-associated protein Cas5c: MNNDISFTVYGRYALFSDPVTRVGGEKCSYHIPTYEALKGIAKSIYWKPTLTWVIEKVRILRPFRTQTKGVKPIRPTTGGNDLSIYTYLADVAYQVKAHFVWNEHRPELKQDRIEGKHYEIAKRMLARGGRQDIFLGTRDCQGYVEPCRFGEGPGAYDDLEELAFGLMFHGFDYPDETGNSSFGARFWKPVMRKGIIEFPSPDDASLLRKEIRPMKSKVFHPGKNYAGCDEEALCHLLQEPETVAYPDARSLLSDGGPQGGSL; encoded by the coding sequence GTGAATAACGACATATCCTTTACTGTTTATGGGCGTTATGCCCTGTTTTCTGATCCTGTAACTCGAGTCGGCGGCGAAAAATGTTCTTACCACATTCCCACCTATGAGGCCCTTAAAGGAATAGCAAAGTCTATATATTGGAAGCCAACGCTGACCTGGGTGATTGAAAAGGTACGCATTCTGCGCCCCTTTCGCACACAAACCAAGGGCGTAAAACCAATCAGGCCCACCACAGGCGGCAATGATCTTTCCATCTATACCTATCTGGCTGATGTTGCCTATCAGGTAAAGGCCCATTTTGTATGGAATGAGCATAGGCCGGAACTGAAACAAGACCGGATTGAGGGCAAGCACTACGAAATAGCCAAGCGTATGCTGGCGCGCGGTGGCCGACAGGATATCTTTTTGGGTACGCGCGACTGCCAGGGGTATGTGGAGCCTTGCAGGTTTGGTGAAGGACCCGGCGCGTATGATGACCTGGAAGAGCTGGCCTTTGGCCTCATGTTTCACGGGTTTGATTATCCTGATGAAACCGGAAATTCCAGTTTTGGCGCACGGTTCTGGAAGCCGGTTATGCGCAAAGGCATTATCGAATTCCCCTCGCCGGATGACGCCTCGCTGCTGCGTAAAGAAATTCGCCCCATGAAGTCCAAGGTGTTCCACCCTGGCAAAAATTATGCGGGTTGCGATGAAGAAGCGCTATGCCACCTTTTGCAGGAGCCCGAAACCGTGGCATACCCCGATGCCCGTAGCCTGCTTTCTGACGGCGGCCCGCAAGGGGGTTCACTGTGA